Part of the Benincasa hispida cultivar B227 chromosome 11, ASM972705v1, whole genome shotgun sequence genome, AGGCCAAAGTCGTGGCCTTCTTGACATCCATGAGTGTAGCTCCAATGGCCAACCCAAGCCCCTATATTGAAACAATCAATCCTTCAAATTACTCTTCCAAACAAAACCAAATGAGCAGAAGAAAGAAGCCAAACCTGAGCAGCTACAATAGAGAGGAAAACAGTGACCATGGTGAGGAAAAAAGGAGCAGCACTAAGCCTTAAGCCTGCCATGAAGTAAACAACAAGAAGGAAAAGGATAGGCAACAAGAGATCCAGAGGAAGATCACTAGTGGTTCTTGCCAAAAAGTAAGCACTCAATCTATACATATCAGCTGCTCTTTCTTTGCTTAACATTGCTCTCTCTTGTGGGAATGTGAATATTGCTGTGAACACTGGGAAGAACCCCCAAAATACTGCTATGAAGAACAATAACCCAGCCTACAAAAATTGCAAATCCAACcactttaattaaacaaacaacAATGATAGTCATATGAAATTGTTAATATTCAAGGCCAAAAACTCTTTCAACTACGTATAGTTTAGCTGATATATAGTATGTGTTAGCGACAAGAATGAAAATATTCGTCTACATGTCGATATTTCCGTAAATCAAAGGGTTCGATATCGATTTTTAATATCTATGATATCTtcggtattttttttaataaatgtttgtAAGACTTAAAAAATGTTATCTATGTAGTCTAATATGAATATTGATAACAATATCCATAACTTAGTTTGAGAGTAAAAACAATTTAACTATTGatctaaataaattatatatatatatattttacttaTAGAAATATTTGtcgatatcaatattttatctatatattcATAGATATATCCGTAAAATTGAAATATCAATAtcgacatcgatattttaatTATTGGTTAGCAATCAAGAGGAATGAAGTTCGAATAACCAATTTCGGGAtctaaataactaaatttaagatttaatgaaagcACATAGATTAAAATGAGAATTGAAAATAAAGGGACTAAAATTAAAGTTACTTAAAAAATAGTAGTTTGTATTTGattaagtttttaaaacaaaactcgtaattaaaaaagaaaaaatatgtgatcagatttttagtttttctgaTGAGTTTCACCTCTCTGAGCAtgcaaataatttaataataataatcacatGCATGAAGAGAAAATCAAAGCTTGCTGcaaaaatcattcaaatttctaCAACAATGGAGGAGTTGAATTACCTGATCTTGCAAGCCTTTTGGACTGTTACTTTCCGATTGCCACCAGAGTAACCCTAGAATTATGGCGGTGGCGAGAACTTGAGTGATTCTCAGCCAGCTGAAGTATTCATGGCGTCTTTCTTTGATTCCTCTTCGGAACAGTATCGAGTATTGTTCCCACCAGCTCGCTCCCCATTGCCTTTTCGAACTCGATCCCTTCGATTTCAGCTCTTCGTCCATCGTCAAAGGTGTCAGCATTTTACTCTTTTCCTTCTCTGCAACTCTCGTCTCGTACGCCTCCACCAGATACTGCTTTACATTTTTGTATTCAAATCAAATCTTAGCCTCCTCTACTTCATTTGGATTTTGCATCTAATTTGACTTCTCTTTGCAAACTATGTTCTTACTTTGggtgaatattttattattgtcAATGTGTTCAGTTTTATTGTGCTTTACTTCTGTTTATCTAACGAGTAGACTCTTCTCAAGTTGTTGTTTGGGGTTGGATCAGATCTAGGAATGGAACTTGAAAAGTAAGCTACGAGAGACCGAAGAAATTGTTTCGAAACGAATGGATTCCTAATTGTAATATGTGGAGTACAAAGTATGTGATGGTAGTATTGATTCTTGAGTGTTGGTTCTTTCAAACTCTAGGAAGTAACATAATTTTGTCTTTCTTTGCCTTGTTCTTAAGAAAATAAGAGGGATTGGTAAGTTGGCTTTCCATGAAGGTTTAACAAAGTTATGGCTGGGAATGGGATAGAATCAAATCATGTTTCAGATGAAGAATTCAAAGAGAAATTATAGTGTAGTATAGTGGTGCTCTGCCTTGAAAACTAATATATATGAAAACTGGAAAAGTGGTTAAGGGTTAAACTGGAAGTCTAGACTGGTTTGGAAAGGTTAACTTGATATGTCTTctagaaaattattatttttaagtaGTTGATATAGTTCAGACAAATATTTTTTGAGACTTAGATGATTTTCAATTCTGCTATGGAAATTCTAGTTAACTGGACTCTAATACAATCAGGTTGTTTCAAATTGGattctaatcatattaaaatcaaAGCTAGAGAAGTCAAGAATCAAGATTGTGGCTTGATTTCCTGAAACATACCTCCTGCACTAGAGTTGGAGAAGGTCTATCCTGTCTATTGTCAGCCTCAGAATTCTCTATTTGCACCTTATCCTCTAGCTCTGATGGAACAGACACATCATTCAGGTTACCATTTGCAAGGTCAAGCAAGAATTCCGCAGGATTCATTGCAATAAGTGGGGAACATCCTATAGATGAGAAATAACTCATTGCTTCTGCTGCTTTGCCATAATAGATCAAGCTTCCCTTCCCAAGAAGAATTAGCTTGTCAAATTTGTGAAATAGTCTGCTTGATGGTTGGTGAATCGTTGTCACCACGGTCTTCCCAGCCTGCCACGGAAGAACAACTTAATCATTATATGTTGGAGCTAATCtgcaaaatagaagaagaatggtgCGTTGAAGATATGTATATACTTCAGCTATCTCATGTAAAATCTGAACAATTCTCAATGCAGTTGTAGAGTCCAGGCCCGAAGTAGGTTCATCAAGAAACAACAGAGAGGGATTGACTAGAATCTCATTGCCTATAGAGACCCTACGTCTTTCTCCACCTGAAACCCCACGGACAAATGAGCCACCAATCATTGTATCCTGGCACCTGCAGAGGCTAAATTGATGAGCGTCTATTCCAGAAGAGTGTAATATCTTATGCTTCAGTAAGAGAGAGCTGACAAGCTTACCTTTCAAGGCCCAGCTCATAGATGACATCAATTGCACGCTTTTCCTTTTGCTCTTTCGTCAATGTACACGGCAATCGAAGCAAAGCTGCATATCTCAATGTTTCTTTCACTGTCAGGTGGGGAAATAGAACATCCTCCTGCATCACGAATCCTATCCTGTAGTAGCATTTTATTTTGTCAGGATCGAAACTAGTTTCTTAATTACCATTCTATTCTACATCAGTATTCTTTAATTGGATCAGTATCTGAAGTAGACCATGGACTTTGTCCAGAAATCTTGCCTGCTTTTCAGGAACTTGTTGTATGGTTGATCATTGTAAGTAATGGAACCACCAGCTGTAGACCGTATGAGCCGCCCTCCAAGCAGATTGAGTAATGTTGTCTTGCCACTTCCTGAAGGTCCCATTAAGGCCAGAACTTCGCCTGGGTTTACCCGACCTGTAATCCCATTCAGGATCTCCTTCTCCACATTTGTCCGCAATCCTTTTATGATTACTTTATAAGTAACATCCTTGAACTGCAAAGTATTTCATCCAGAGAACAGGATGAACTGAGTTCAGTAAAAAAATGCAGACAAGCCTAAGTCACCATATTTTAGGGAAAAGATTCAACTTGAGTTAGAGATGGCTATGTTTTCCAAAGGGTATGTAAGTAGATCCATATATTAACACTTCTTTCCCTCTACAAAGTGATGCGTTGATTAGCTTTTTTGAGCCCTGAAACAACCTGATTGTGGTCGTGCATGGACTTGAGTGTTTTAAAAAACCAGCTAGTCTAAGATTAGGACAGTTATTCTTTTCAAGGTTTTTTTATATTATCTTTTTGGCTCTTATTATTTTCTCTCAGTTAGGTGGAAAGATGGGATGAGTCTTGTACATGAATTGTCATATAAAATGAAACTTTTGTACAAGACTGAACCTGACCATGCTATAATTTGCATGCTAGCTTAGCCATGTTCTATGTGGGTTGTGCTTTTATCTCTACATCAATCTCCCTGTCTTTTGCCTGTCCAAATAGATAGACATAAATTCATTTGCTATCAGCAAAACAACACATACAATTCTGAACACACTCATTTTTTTTGGTTGTCAAAGATTTGGTGGACATGTATTAGGGGAGGAATCACTTTATTTCAATGATGAGAGTACACTTGATTTACCTTGAGGTGAATGGGCATGGTAGGTTCTGTTTGAAATCTGGCCTTGCATGTTCCTGCTTCTACATCCTCTGCTGTTATATTATATGCATATAGATGTTAAACGGTTATGTTGGGAATTTATCCCAAGATACTTGATTCTCGAGGaactattattattaatattttttaatatgagaaACCAACATCTATTTAGAATGATTAAAATGGGAAAGAAAAAACTATACAGAAAAGGAAATATATTGATAACTTGCAGAAtaagaaaatacaaaagaacACACGAAGTAGTTTGAGGAATTTGGACCTCTCCCTTCTTAGTAATCTCAACCCTAAACAAATAAACCAttgattgtatttttccttGCTGATTCACTCTATGTATAACAAACTCTTATGACCACTTCTTAACTAGTGACTAACATACACTCGGTGTCAATAATTTTTTGGTAGCTAAAAAAGATCATCTATGTAAGAGTCGGAAAGAGTAAAAAATGTCAATTAGATATACAGGGAAGGAGTCAAAGATAGGGAAGGAATTTTGAGCctataaatatgaaattgaagtCTTGAAGGACTTGACTTTTccattaaaaatatttctaaatttgtGGGCCCTGGTCACTCTACTGGTTTGCTGATTTGATTATGAGTACCAACTCATAGCCTTTCCTTTTCAAGTTTGGTGTCAAATACCAGTCAAAAACACATTNaaaaaaaagagagagagagagagagagaaagagaaaaggagAAAATGCAAGCCAAGACAAATTGCTGGTTGGCCAGTGACTGTTCAAGTAtagtgtttaaaaaattaaaagaaggtGAAAAACACACTAGACTTGTTTTGCTTCAGAATCTTTAGATACAGTGAGGGAAGGATGGAATGCTGTAAACTCCAAAATTGTACTTATAGTACTTGAATTCCGGGGGATTATTAATAATAGAGCCAAAAGTacagaaaaagatttttttttttagtttttaattcttttttttttaagttttaagtaTTATGATTATTAAATTGGTATGAGAGTATCGGTATCTTTTTTTAACCCTTACTTTCCCATGCTTCAGaagtataacatatataatttataattagagAGATAGGCAGAAGGTCAGACATACACAACCAcaagatttgagtacttttGTTGCCACATTTATTTCTAGTTTTCCCATTGTAAGGGAAACCCTGACACTTTCTCTTTATCAAACAAAAGGGGGACCAGAAAGATGGATATGAGTTTCTAGCAAACTCTTTTGAAGGTTTTATTTAAACAGAAGTGTCTCTGAAAATCTTGTGGGAGGACTGGGTCCCACATCCCAACGGTCTCTCATCTTCCTTTTTTGTTCACTTTCCTCAAAACTCTTTCCGGTTTAACACATTGTGTGGCCCATATCAACAAAAAAgtaggaagaaaaacatgaacaaGAAATGAAAGTAGATGATGAAGATGACCACGACAAATCGTATAGTTAAAGCATTTTCTAATCTCATAAATATTCATTTGTGTTCTTGTTTAAGTGAATTTCATTCTTAAAATTTAACTCTGTTTGTTTATATAAGAGCTATACCACTTGAAAATTCATTGTGGTGGACCATATCAAAAAAgtaggaagaaaaacatgaacaGGAAATGAAAGTAGATAATGAAAATTCGTTGacgatatatattataattaaagaatttcTAATTTCATGAATATTCATTTGTGTTCTTgtttgagtgaatttcattctaaaattttatctcAGTTTCTTTCTATTGTAAAGAGCTTTTACTATTATATACAATACACttgagaaaaaaggaaaaaagaaaatcaattttcaggTTGATTGAGAATTACTTACGTATATCTTCATCACTGAATGGCTTGAAATCTCCAATTTCATCAGGTGGCAAGGTGAAGCCAGTAAAGGAGAATGACAAGCCCAAGCTCGCACTTGAAGCTCTACTCAGAGCTGCACCACTCCCCAAATCATCCAAATCCAGCTTCAGCTGTGCACTCCTAGACTTCCTGATGTGCGTGTTTCGACCACCACCGCTTCCACTGCCACGCCCCGGTGAAGGAGCTGTCAACGTTTGTTTACTCGACTTCCTCGAGAGAGTTGTGCTGCCACTCTCCCCCACCACCCCATTTGCCTCGGTGCTCGACGTCGGTGACTTGAATGCCGCTGCCACCTTCTCCAACAGTTGATCGGATTTCGTCCTCGCTAGACCTAATGAACTTGTCTTTTCCATGTTGCCTCTCCCAACTTTCCTAGCTAGctatgatatttatatatatatatacacataataTGAAGAGTGTTGACATAAAGTAATGGTTTGACATTCATCATTGTGAAAGAAGAAAGATTTATTTAGTTCATATATTGACCATACCTTTTTTGTGATGTTGAATTAGGAGAGTGGAAATTCAGAAGTGAAGAAGTTGAGAGGTGGCTCAATCTATTGCACCTTCAATGGTGCACATTCACTTCTTATATAAAGAGCAATAAGAGGGAGAAACagtttgtttttttagtacCAATAatacccttatattatatggcATAATACAATTTTGCCTATATCCCATATTTGTGCCCATGATATCAATTTGACTTTTGAAATGGtaagtttctttctttctttctttctttctttcttttttttttctttttttcttttttaaataataattattattatatatatatatatatatatatatatatatttaaggaGAGACATTTTGTACCATCTCACCCAGCATCAATCATTCTCAAACAACGCTACCATCTTAGCCGTACACGTGTTCAGAAATTTCGTATTTTTTGTACCCAAGAGATCTATTTCATTTTCAAGCAATTTTCATTGAACAAAGGTAGTACATTGCCTTTAGTACAATATCATACACAACAATTTCGATATAAATATGTAGGGATAACTATAGGTTTTAATATCTAATGCTTTAGCGGTTAATTTCCTTCATTGATACGAGTTAGagagactaaattaaaactttttaaacaataaggattaaactaaaaaaaatatccaaACATTCCGGATTAAAATAATacgtgtgtgtatatatatatatttcgacGCGATCACGATGACACGAGTTATTTATGGGCATCATTTTGCTTTCTAAGTTAGGGTTTTCGAGTCTAATTAAGAGAAAGCTTTAAACATTAATGAAGACTTTGTAAGAGTCTTTGAGAGCTTCTCATGCATTGCCTGATGAATTTAAGGCCAAAAGAATCAAATTTTTGGTTTGAGTTTGAGGTCCTTTTTGGTGGCCAAATGTGAGGCCATGCTTTCTTCTTACATTACCTCTTCACAAAGGAATTGAACAAAAACTTTTGGAACTTTGTTTTCATCCACTTgatgtttacatttttttttttttttttgaattatgaAACATTATCTTGTGTATGTATGCAAACACAACCAAAATACTGTTTCATGTTCAACATCTTTAGataaccatgtttgttttgtaggaatatGAATacaaatgttttaaaatatttagttttatagGATTTCAATATGGGAATGTCTTAAAGTaatgtattattttaataatattctaCTATTTAAGGGTTGTTTtgaaataaaggaaaatgaattaacttatttacaaatataataaaatttcactATTTATATGTGGTAGACCGCGATAGGCTGCGATAGACATCTATTTATccctatcattgatagacgaTGATCTTTTgtaatacttgaaaatattttcaacagttttataatttaaaacgGTTTACCCttgattttaatataatttgaattgataataatataatattttactgTTATGAAATctgtttgtattaattttacatattgttttttaaacaagttaatttACGTTGTTTTGAACTTTTAATAAAGTATatgataaaaattattataatttcgATTTTCACTTGAAATacttgaatttattttaaaagaagacAATTATATAGTTTCCAATATTTTTAAGTAGATTATATTTATACATTATCAAAATAGAGAAAACAAAATGGTAagaaatgatatcaatttgtgATAGTCTTTTCTTTCCATCTAAAATTTGGATGATCACtcttgttaaattaaaataaataaataaatttcactttaaatttcaattaaaaataaattaaactatatatcaTACAATTTAAATAGATATGTAAATGAACCATATGAGCATAGTGAATTGTATAGAGTTGTTATTACTCCATGGatatatgatttattttaattataaaatgaataaataaaagtggtgaaagaaatgaccaaaaaataaaagataaataaaaagaaagatgcCCATGAAAAATCATGTTCTAAAAGGGATCAAGAACTCTTGAGATGCTTCCTGTATAGGCATACAAAGATATTTAGACGTTTAGGGATGTCGGGACATCCGATATTTCAACAAAATAAATAGCATAATTGAGATGTCCATCTCATAAAACTCTTGAATTCTTCACTAAACCAACATTccctaaatatttttcaataaaataatttttaatagtttttttttttcaaaatccaacATTCACAATGAAACCattttccaaaaaagaaaaaaaaggtaagaAATCATGAAAACTTTTTACTTTTGAACTATCAATAGTAATGACTTTTGAATaatgaaacttcaataagaatctattaaagaatttaaatatattttcgaTCTATTTAAATATAGTTAAGTAGATAAGATATTAATTACCGtcttaaaaattatcaataaATTGAGATGTtcacaatattaaaataaatatatttttttgaattcCAAAATATTATTCCTTTAGACATGCACCAAATGATTAAGCAACTAAAAATGGCCTTAATAATTTGGTTCAATATTTGTGCCATCAAGAAAGGAATGAGTTGTGCCATTAAGATCTTATCCACTCAATTATTAAACACACACCTCTCCTTCTTTAATGCTCCATATTATTTCTGTGTCTAGAACTTTTCTCCACCTAAATTCTCATCCAAATTGatggattatattatattttaatcacTAACTTGGTATAATTAAAGGTCAAATGTATTTAAATCTAAAGAGTGAGATGAATATACACGAAATTCTCAGAGGTATAAGTTTTCAAAAGTGatgtttattaaacacaaaaacgagcataactcaattgataTACAGATGTGTTAAGatttaactaatataaatagagttataaactcattttatatgagatatttttaaaGATAACTACAACAAATAGCATTTTTAggattaataattaagtatatagcAGCATCtttaaagaattacaaatatagcaaaatctattagtgataagcTCTATCGCTGATACTCTTATTAGCTAtgtagtctatcattgataaactccTCTTAGTTATATagtctatcaccgatagactaagagttggatctaaattttgtaatatttgcaagtttttttgtattgtactatatttattaatattttggtctgattattatatttgtaactgcccatttttagtacaataaaaatattgaatttgaaCTACAAACTTTTTATATGCTAACATACGTGTATGTCAGTCGAACTAGTTAATATTTCAATAATcaaatgatatataatatagAAGAAAAAACTCAGTAGCACTCACAAAAATTTGAcacaaataatttttcttttgaccCTTTTCATAATTAATGTATTTGTTTATCCATAAAGCTTAATGAATGCTTACTGGGTTTTAATGGAGACATAGTTTtgacctttttttattttttcttattttcttattataTTTTGGGATAGTTTTGACCCTTCTCATAATTAATGTAATAAGTTTTCATTCAAACTTAAATATAATCTTTGCATAGCtaaattgttattgatttgTATCACCTCTTACCATAAAGTTAAATACAATGTTTTCTTCCTctctttataattttgtttaaattagaagTCTAATCAATATATTTTTCGATTCGTGTCTTTAATTATGTCaaataaattcttaaattttcaatcttATGTTGTCTTGGACTTTAAATATTTTCCCATAATTCCTTATACTTTTCATATATAGTATCCAAAATGTCCTAAAATtctcaattttatgtctaataaatttttggtatattcaatatttttttaaaaaaattactaaacacaaatttaaaaatttagaattccattagatatgtaatttaaatttatatctaatatcataggatatttaaatattttaaatatgccATTCATCTATTgacatcaaattgaaagtttaaggacttaattagacattttttaagtttataaTCCTCTTAAACCCATACTTAAAAGTTTAAGAGATCTAttaggttaaaaatcacttttagtccctaaaattttatagaagtaacaatttagtctttgaaaTGATTTAGTCCCCGTACTTTCAATCTGGTAacaatttagttattatattttaaaatctgcAATGAATTAGTCTTAATGTAGAAATTATGGTTAAGATTTAATGTGATTTCATGCCtaaataaaccaataaactaattagagactcatttttttttaataaaatataaaatctacATCATATAGTAATAAAAAGTAAtatctaattttgataaatatttttacgttaggaactaaattgtcacaaatttgaaagtacaagtactaaattgttacatactaaagtCTATGGATTTAATTGAAAGTACAAGAACTAAATcgttaaaaaccaaaatttagggactaaattgttattttaatgAAAGTTTGGAAACCAAAATGTATTTTTACcgatttattaaatatttttaaaattttatggaataaatagatacaaatttaaaattagttagggactaaacttataatttaagatgtaatttaaacttttcatattaaaaaaaaaaaaaaaaggagaaataacaatttatacccttgaactttgggtgatatcaatttaaactctaactaataattgtattaatttaaaccatgaATTTTGAGATTGTATCAttttaaacctcaaactaataattgtatcaattaaactttgaacttttataagtgtatcaatttaaacccagaagtttcataattgtatcaacttaagttccccattatgttttatttagatacatTTATGAatgttcaaggtttaaattgacatataaataaaagtttaagatttaaattgatacatttatgaaagttctagctttaaattgatagaattactaatttggggtttaaattgatataactactagtttgaggtttaaattgatacacatCCCAAAGttcagaatttaaattgatacaatttttaaagtttaaggtttaaattaatataattgttagtttatggtttaaatGGATTAAATGATGGGTGAGGAGCGATGTGCAAAAAAGGACAATTTTGGCAGCTAATGGTAAGCACTAGGATATGTCTTTTGGTTGGGTGATTGCTCAGCATCCACCCACCACAATCTGCCACGTGTTTCaccatttaattaataattaattttttatccctttatttatttattatttttagaaaatatcaatttatgttCATAATCTTTAGTAATTGTATGAATTTAAATTCATAACTAATTATTTGTATTGATTTAAACCTGAAATTttgtaaatgtatcaatttacattCCAATTGAAATTTCATTCGACTAATtcgaatatattaaaaatataaaaatattcattttaaaattaatacgtTTCGAATCACATCAtctaaaaatagtatttttttttaaaaaaaaaaaaaaaacagaatttGATCAAGGTACTCTAGAAAATGTGTTAAGAAATTTATCAAAAtagttacaaaaataaataaataaagtaaatttATAGTAATAAGCTTGTAGTACAACTTCACATCGTTCTTTAAATTATCCCTATATGTCAATGCACAAAAAGGGagtagaaaatatatataggaTAAGTTGAAAATAGNNNNNaaaaaaaaaaaaaaaaaaaaaaaaaaaaaaggagagagaaagaaagaaagaaaaaaggaaaaaagtactattatattatttttacatgttttattcctgtgtttttgtttaatattaatttttttagaaaattattaaatattatttttacctTTAATATAGTCAATTTGATcattaaaagttttaatttggtttctttaatttaaaatattaaattattaaatcgagtataactcaaattaatatataaagtGTGTTAATAACTAcgaaatttgtgaaaaattaattaatatcttataaatatgtcatcataaattattattgggatgattatattaaatatttcaactttattttattccaCGAATGTTTCTAATTTGACTTAATGTCACTAACAATATTGAGGTTGAGGGAGTAAAAATATGAGGAAACGGTAAATTTTTGAATAAGCAAGGAAGTTAATGTCATTTTGGTTCATATTGaaacttataaaaattagaaaaatcatatgaaaaataagcctgaattaaacagttcaaaaaaaaaaaaaaaaagtttgttagGTAGGcaatttatagtttatttgaCCGGGAGTCTGTCTGTTCTTGAAAATTGTTACTGAATTATGTGATTCAaacaatgaaattttgaataaaaaacaaTCTTTTTATGTTATAGTGTATtcagattttgaatttaaattttaaaatgtgaagttacattaaaaaaaaaaaagataaaatgattagcaaatataatatttcatgttattatcttaattgtttgtattgttaaattaaaatatgtattatatagtatattataaattgaatatatatcaACATAATAAGTATACCTAAATCAagttgataaattaattaatgacaATTCATATTCAACCTAATCTTTAGTGAgcaattataattaattttatggtttataaatatataatcaaatacattttatacaattgtttaaatttaaatttagtttttgaaatttaccACTAAACACAAATATGTGTTttcattgtttttaaatttttgtttctagatttcataatactaaattaattctaatttttgaAACAGTAGAATCAAATCGAAAGTAACTTGTCAAAATAATCATAACACAATTAATATGAAATTGTACTATCAACTTCACTGTCTAAGATACGATTTCATATTTTACATAGAAATTAACTTAAAACCACTTTatttaaattcataatttaacctttttttccatttcatttatttttcaaatatgtaCACTTGAATAATGACGAGCAATTGAGTATAATGAAATGAATATAGATTGCTGACGTCCAGTattaaattttactaaaaaaaaaaaaaagaaagaaaaatagaaagaaaggTCTAACCATATTAATTAGAGATGATTCTATCAACAAGAGCGTAACTCAACTGATATAGTGTTCATACTATCAACTTCGTGG contains:
- the LOC120090259 gene encoding ABC transporter G family member 22 isoform X1, whose amino-acid sequence is MEKTSSLGLARTKSDQLLEKVAAAFKSPTSSTEANGVVGESGSTTLSRKSSKQTLTAPSPGRGSGSGGGRNTHIRKSRSAQLKLDLDDLGSGAALSRASSASLGLSFSFTGFTLPPDEIGDFKPFSDEDIPEDVEAGTCKARFQTEPTMPIHLKFKDVTYKVIIKGLRTNVEKEILNGITGRVNPGEVLALMGPSGSGKTTLLNLLGGRLIRSTAGGSITYNDQPYNKFLKSRIGFVMQEDVLFPHLTVKETLRYAALLRLPCTLTKEQKEKRAIDVIYELGLERCQDTMIGGSFVRGVSGGERRRVSIGNEILVNPSLLFLDEPTSGLDSTTALRIVQILHEIAEAGKTVVTTIHQPSSRLFHKFDKLILLGKGSLIYYGKAAEAMSYFSSIGCSPLIAMNPAEFLLDLANGNLNDVSVPSELEDKVQIENSEADNRQDRPSPTLVQEYLVEAYETRVAEKEKSKMLTPLTMDEELKSKGSSSKRQWGASWWEQYSILFRRGIKERRHEYFSWLRITQVLATAIILGLLWWQSESNSPKGLQDQAGLLFFIAVFWGFFPVFTAIFTFPQERAMLSKERAADMYRLSAYFLARTTSDLPLDLLLPILFLLVVYFMAGLRLSAAPFFLTMVTVFLSIVAAQGLGLAIGATLMDVKKATTLASVTVMTFMLAGGFFVQKVPVFVAWIRYLSFNYHTYKLLLKVQYNNIIPAVNGMKMDNGVVEVTALIAMVFGYRLLAYISLRRMRLHSGS